Proteins encoded by one window of Cyclobacteriaceae bacterium:
- a CDS encoding GNAT family N-acetyltransferase, producing the protein MENLVLDITEYQPHHQPWFEKFNRTWIEHYFWMEPIDEQVLRYPDEHIINKGGSILMATANGEIVGTVALKFVEPGVYEFTKMAVDEKYRGLKIGKALALAAIEKGKALGAHKIILYSNTILANAIALYRKLGFQEVPVDSVYERSDIKMELPLT; encoded by the coding sequence ATGGAAAACCTTGTGCTTGACATAACGGAATACCAGCCACATCATCAACCGTGGTTTGAGAAATTCAACCGCACGTGGATTGAGCACTACTTTTGGATGGAGCCAATCGATGAGCAGGTGTTGCGCTACCCCGATGAGCACATCATCAACAAAGGCGGAAGCATTCTTATGGCAACTGCCAATGGTGAAATTGTGGGCACGGTAGCACTCAAGTTTGTGGAGCCCGGTGTGTACGAGTTTACCAAAATGGCTGTGGATGAAAAATATCGCGGACTGAAAATCGGGAAAGCCCTGGCGTTGGCCGCCATTGAAAAAGGAAAAGCATTAGGCGCACATAAAATAATCCTGTACTCCAACACTATTCTGGCAAATGCCATTGCGCTATATCGTAAATTGGGTTTTCAAGAAGTTCCGGTCGACAGTGTTTACGAACGGAGCGATATTAAAATGGAATTGCCGCTCACATGA
- a CDS encoding branched-chain amino acid aminotransferase produces the protein MSSLTASVPVERIAQSNLSKVDFKNLEFGKYISDHMLLAEYKNGQWQTPRVVPFGELKMDPGILALHYGQAVFEGMKAYRMTDGNISVFRAYKHHQRLNRSLDRMCMPAVPEEIFINGLHTLLDTDQAWIPNDEGSSLYIRPLVFASESRLGVKISDQYKLVIMTSPVGPYYSKPLRVKVEETYVRAAEGGVGFAKCAGNYGASFYPTKMAREQGYDQVLWTDARDHQYIDEAGTMNVMFVLNNKLVTPKLTTAILDGITRDSILTLAKELNMEAEERKVSLDDLIDGFKNGTLTEAFGAGTAAVVSNIEVINIHGTDYQLPKAGPESFQQRVKQKLYSIRHGNEPDTHQWNYVITTK, from the coding sequence ATGAGTTCACTAACCGCGTCCGTTCCGGTTGAACGCATCGCACAATCCAACTTATCTAAAGTCGATTTTAAAAATCTTGAATTCGGCAAATACATTTCCGATCACATGTTGCTGGCTGAATATAAAAACGGTCAGTGGCAAACTCCGCGTGTGGTACCTTTCGGAGAATTAAAAATGGATCCGGGAATTCTGGCCTTGCATTACGGACAAGCCGTGTTTGAAGGCATGAAAGCCTACCGCATGACCGATGGAAATATTTCTGTTTTCCGCGCTTATAAGCACCATCAGCGTTTAAACCGCTCGCTCGACCGCATGTGTATGCCCGCAGTGCCGGAAGAAATTTTTATTAACGGATTGCATACTTTGCTTGACACGGATCAGGCATGGATACCGAACGATGAAGGTTCATCCCTTTACATCAGGCCGTTGGTGTTTGCTTCTGAATCGCGACTGGGTGTAAAAATTTCCGATCAATATAAACTGGTCATCATGACGAGCCCGGTAGGGCCATACTACAGCAAGCCGCTACGCGTGAAGGTGGAAGAAACCTACGTACGCGCTGCTGAAGGTGGCGTTGGCTTTGCCAAATGTGCCGGCAACTATGGCGCCTCGTTTTACCCCACCAAAATGGCGCGTGAACAAGGTTACGACCAGGTACTGTGGACGGATGCCCGCGATCATCAATACATTGATGAAGCCGGCACCATGAATGTGATGTTTGTGCTCAATAACAAACTGGTAACACCTAAACTCACTACGGCAATACTGGATGGCATTACCCGCGATTCAATTTTAACGCTGGCGAAAGAGCTAAACATGGAAGCGGAAGAGCGTAAGGTGAGCCTGGATGATCTGATCGATGGTTTTAAAAACGGTACACTCACCGAGGCTTTCGGTGCAGGTACTGCTGCCGTGGTATCGAACATTGAAGTGATTAACATTCACGGTACCGATTATCAACTACCTAAAGCCGGGCCGGAAAGTTTTCAGCAGCGGGTGAAGCAAAAGCTGTACAGCATCCGTCATGGTAACGAACCGGATACACATCAGTGGAATTATGTTATTACTACAAAATAA
- a CDS encoding GNAT family N-acetyltransferase: MINIITADISHAQLLSELGKETFYEWFTEGNNPDDVREYAEQAFDLEQIKKELEEPETVFMLALEGDAIAGYMKLRLSDEVSFPGKRCLELHRLYITRDFIRNKVGSLFMEKAISYAKANGFDILWLGVWEKNERALAFYKKWGFEQFSAHTFMLGSDAQTDLMMKLEIGN, from the coding sequence ATGATCAACATCATTACAGCCGATATTTCTCATGCTCAACTGCTCAGTGAATTGGGTAAGGAAACCTTTTATGAATGGTTCACAGAAGGAAATAATCCGGACGATGTGCGCGAATATGCGGAACAGGCTTTTGATCTTGAACAGATCAAAAAAGAACTTGAAGAACCCGAAACGGTGTTCATGCTGGCGCTGGAAGGTGATGCTATAGCAGGCTACATGAAACTTCGCCTTTCCGATGAAGTTTCCTTTCCGGGAAAGCGATGCCTGGAACTCCACCGCCTTTACATCACGCGCGATTTCATCCGCAACAAAGTAGGGTCACTTTTTATGGAAAAAGCTATCAGCTATGCCAAAGCAAATGGCTTTGATATTCTGTGGCTGGGCGTGTGGGAGAAGAATGAACGTGCACTGGCATTTTATAAAAAGTGGGGCTTTGAGCAATTCAGCGCACACACGTTTATGCTGGGCAGCGATGCGCAAACGGATTTGATGATGAAATTGGAAATCGGGAATTAA
- a CDS encoding EamA family transporter, giving the protein MINRTNYLPYLALAAVCIIWGTTYLALRIAVLHFPPFLFTALRQTIAGLLLIGMVMAIAKPLWPSRDHIIRQAIGGFFMISLGNGLVAWAEMHIPSGIAAIICSIMPVMVILINLSINRDERPTIPIFLGVLIGLIGIVMIFGEHVSEFSKSEYLLGIVMTVLAVLSWAGGSIWIKKYPNDINPFINAGLQLFFGGLFLFPVSLVFDDLTQVKWSGEAFYSLLYLIAFGSIIAYASYMYALKKLPMTIVSLYAYVNPLVAVVLGWLILDEKLNLKIWFAILITVAGIYIVNRGYQLRSLWKAQFSR; this is encoded by the coding sequence ATGATTAACCGTACCAACTACCTCCCCTATTTGGCCCTGGCAGCCGTGTGTATCATTTGGGGCACTACCTACCTCGCGTTACGCATCGCTGTTTTGCACTTTCCGCCCTTTCTGTTTACCGCCCTTCGTCAAACCATTGCCGGGCTGTTATTGATCGGTATGGTCATGGCCATTGCCAAACCGCTATGGCCTTCGCGTGATCACATTATTCGTCAGGCGATTGGCGGATTTTTTATGATCTCACTCGGCAACGGACTCGTGGCCTGGGCCGAGATGCACATTCCCAGTGGCATTGCCGCCATCATTTGTTCCATCATGCCGGTCATGGTGATTCTTATTAACCTTTCCATCAACCGCGATGAACGACCGACCATTCCAATTTTTCTTGGTGTGCTCATTGGCTTGATTGGCATTGTCATGATTTTTGGAGAGCATGTGTCCGAATTTTCAAAATCAGAATACCTGCTGGGTATTGTCATGACAGTATTGGCGGTGTTAAGCTGGGCAGGCGGTAGCATCTGGATCAAAAAATATCCAAACGATATCAACCCATTCATTAATGCCGGGTTGCAGCTTTTCTTTGGCGGATTGTTTCTCTTCCCGGTGAGTTTGGTGTTTGATGATCTCACACAAGTGAAGTGGTCGGGGGAAGCATTTTATTCGTTGCTCTACCTGATTGCGTTTGGATCCATCATCGCCTATGCTTCCTATATGTATGCGTTGAAAAAACTACCCATGACGATTGTTTCACTCTATGCGTACGTTAACCCATTGGTAGCTGTCGTACTGGGCTGGTTGATTTTAGATGAAAAACTGAATTTGAAAATCTGGTTTGCCATTCTCATTACCGTGGCAGGAATCTACATTGTTAATCGTGGATACCAGCTGCGCAGTTTGTGGAAGGCGCAGTTTAGTCGATAA
- a CDS encoding zinc-binding dehydrogenase, translating into MRAVFFKGNNHPLEIRDIKKPKPVKDQVLVKMKYAALNHRDLWIISEQTNAGDGIILGSDGTGIIESGGEDVDPMLYGMEVIINPSLNWGNNPVVHGDTFKILGYPDNGTFSDYLLISKKYIFEKPEHLSFSEAAAVPLSALTAYRALFSKARLRPGEKVLITGIGGSAALWTMQFAVYYKANVFVTSGKQEKLNRAKQLGATEGFNYKDSNWTETAKKAAGGFDIIIDTAGGPDFSKLFELAMPGGRIVNFGRTAGNVGEINLRNFYSKQLSFFGTTMGTRDEFLSMLDFIEGRNIKPIIDSEFTLENIQQAIEHMKQEQQFGKIVLKIS; encoded by the coding sequence ATGCGCGCAGTATTCTTCAAAGGCAACAATCATCCACTCGAAATCCGTGACATCAAAAAGCCAAAACCGGTGAAAGACCAGGTGCTGGTAAAAATGAAATACGCAGCACTCAACCACCGCGACCTATGGATTATAAGCGAACAAACCAATGCCGGTGATGGCATCATTCTCGGCTCGGATGGCACAGGCATCATTGAAAGTGGTGGTGAAGATGTGGATCCGATGCTTTACGGTATGGAGGTGATCATCAACCCAAGTTTAAACTGGGGCAACAACCCCGTAGTGCATGGCGACACGTTCAAAATTTTAGGCTACCCCGACAACGGAACTTTCAGTGATTACCTGCTCATCTCCAAAAAATACATTTTTGAAAAGCCCGAACATCTCTCCTTCTCGGAAGCTGCCGCAGTGCCCCTCTCCGCCCTTACTGCATACCGTGCGTTGTTCAGCAAAGCGCGTTTACGCCCCGGTGAAAAAGTGTTGATCACCGGTATTGGCGGTAGCGCTGCATTGTGGACGATGCAGTTTGCTGTTTATTACAAAGCCAATGTGTTTGTTACTTCGGGTAAACAAGAGAAGCTGAATCGCGCCAAACAACTGGGCGCAACAGAAGGGTTTAATTACAAAGACTCAAACTGGACTGAAACCGCAAAAAAAGCTGCCGGTGGTTTTGATATTATCATCGACACCGCAGGCGGTCCGGATTTTTCAAAGCTATTCGAGTTGGCGATGCCAGGCGGACGTATTGTAAACTTTGGAAGAACGGCCGGAAATGTAGGCGAGATTAACCTGCGTAATTTTTATTCAAAGCAGCTCTCGTTCTTTGGTACCACAATGGGCACACGCGATGAGTTTTTATCAATGTTGGATTTTATTGAAGGCCGCAACATCAAACCGATTATTGATAGCGAGTTTACGCTTGAAAATATTCAGCAAGCCATTGAGCACATGAAACAGGAACAGCAGTTTGGAAAGATTGTGTTGAAAATATCATAA